TCTGTAGGTAATGAAACTCAAGGCAACTTATTAGATCCTGGTGACTCTCCTCATGAGAATGCACAGTTCTTAGTTTTCTGCGCTGCGGTAATTAGAGGAGTACATAAATTTGGTCCTTTGATGCGGGCTGTAATTGCTAATGCTAGTAATGACCATCGTTTGGGCGCAAATGAAGCACCTCCTGCAATCATGTCGGTTTACTTAGGTTCTCAATTAGAGACTTTATTTAACCAAATTGCTAAAGGAGATATGAGCGATAACTATAGCCACAAAGGAGAAATGCAAATTGGAGTAGACACTCTACCACCTCTATCTAAAGATGCAGGCGATCGCAATAGAACTTCTCCCTTTGCCTTTACTGGCAACCGTTTTGAGTTTCGTGCAGTTGGTTCTGGTCAGTCTGTTTCAGGGCCATTAATTGCTCTCAATACTATGCTGGCAGATTCGCTTAACTTTATAGGAGATCTTCTAGAAACTGAACTAGAAAAAGGAACAGAGCAAAACGCTGCGATCCTGAGTGTGCTTAAAGAAATAATGCAAAAACACGGTGCAGTTATCTTTGGTGGCGACGGCTACTCTGCCGAATGGCACAAAATGGCGGTAGAAGAAAGAGGTTTGGCTAATTTACCTACTACTGCTGAGGCTCTCCCTTGCTTAAAAGAAAAATATATTGAGGAGCTATTTGAAAGCACAGGAGTTTTATCCCCTGTGGAATTGGAAAGTCGCTATGAAGTATATTCTGAGCAGTATGTTCTCTCTATCGAAGTTGAAGCCAAGCTAGTGATAGACATAGCAAAAACCAGTATTTATCCTGCTGCCATGAGACATCTAGCTGACATTGCTGGTACTGTGGCAGGTTTAGAAGAGATGGGCATCAGTCTCGCTCCAGACAACATTAAAACAGTTGCCGAGTTGACTAACTCCATGATGTCTAAAGTGGCTAAGTTAAGTTCGGCTATAGAAAAAGAAGACTTTGGCAACACTGAAGAACACATGAAATATTGTGCTAAGACCCTTCGTCCGATGATGGATAGCGTCAGGGAGGACGTTGATGCCTTAGAAAGCGAGGTTGCTGATGACTTATGGCCTCTACCTACTTACCAAGAAATGCTATTTATTAAGTAGGCTTTTTGTACAAACCATTGTTAGTTATTTAACTAAAAGGTAAAAGTAAAAGATCTAGTAATTAAATATTAACTTTTTGTAACTTAGGTCTAAATTACTTAAAAAACCGTTCTCTGGAGAACGGTTTTTTATATCTTCATAAAGACTTGATTTTGATCCATGGTCACAGCAGCTGGCTAACCTCACACCAACAGCAAGAATTTGCTTAAAGTAAATATTTTAATTCAGTTATAAAATTTAATATCAAGCAAAAGTCTAAGATTATATATTTAAAAAGAAAAATAAAACTGTATTAACGAATACGGCAATCGAGAGAAAAAAAACACAAACTAGACAAATTGTAGTTTGCAAATTTAGACAAACTAAATATATTTTCTAAATTAATTGAAGTGTAGATGAATTCTAAATTCTTAGAAACAAGTAGATCTCTTGGACATGAAAATGACAAGAGTGGAGGAACACAGGTTAGAAACTTAGTTCCAAGACCTTTGAGAACAATATTTAAATCTTTTTCCCCTGCGTGGTTTATCTGTATTCCCCTCGCAGCGATTATTGTTATCGTTTGGAATACAGCAGCAACGGCTCAGGGATTAGAACCCCCTACAGATCTGGCGCAACTAACAATTGTCGTAGACACGGTCTTTCTTCTAGCAAGTTCTATTCTAGTAATCTTTATGAATGCTGGATTTGGGATGCTGGAGGCAGGATTCTGTCGTCAGAAAAATGCGGTCAATATTCTGGCGAAAAACTTAATCGTTTTTGCGATCGCTACTTTAGCATATTGGGCAGTAGGTTATGCTCTTATGTACGGTGAAGGTAATCCTTTTATTGGTTTACAAGGATTTTTCTTTAATGGCGATTCTATTCCTTATGGTAACGAGCCTTATCCCGCAGCGGTTCCCGAAACAGTTTCTTTCTTGTTTCAGGTAGCTTTTGCAGCCACAGCAGCAACCATTGTTTCTGGTGCAGTAGCAGAGAGAATCAAGTTTGGTGCTTTTCTAATCTTTAGTACTCTATTAGTAGCTATTTCTTATGCTGTTACTGGACACTGGGTTTGGGATGGTGGCTGGTTAAATAGTGGCGCAGATGGCGCACTTGCATTTCATGACTTTGCAGGTTCTACTATAGTTCACTCCGTTGGTGGATGGGCAGCTTTAGTCGGTGCAGCAATCTTAGGTCCAAGACTGGGCAAATACCAAAATGGTAGAATAGGCGCGATCCCTGGTCACAACATGGGTTTTGCTACTCTGGGTTGTTTGATCCTCTGGATTGGCTGGTTTGGTTTTAACCCAGGTTCAGAATTGGCAGCAGATGCTAATGTTCCCTATATCGCTGTGACTACTAACCTAGCAGCAGCAGCAGGGGGTACTACCGCAACCTTCACTTCTTGGCTCAAAGACGGTAAACCAGATTTATCGATGATCATCAACGGTATTTTAGCTGGTTTGGTCAGTATTACTGCTGGTTGTGATGATGTCAGCCTTTTATCGGCTGTAATCATTGGTGCGATCGCTGGTATTATCGTCGTTTTCTCTGTTGCTTTTTTTGACAGTATCAAGATTGATGATCCTGTGGGTGCAACTTCTGTTCACCTAGTCTGTGGTATCTGGGGAACTCTAGCAGTAGGTATTTTTGGTACAGCGAACATTATTACGCAAATTATCGGTATTGCATCCATTGGTGCCTTTACTGTAGTCTTTAGTGCCATTGTCTGGACTCTACTCAAGGTAACTATTGGTATTCGAGTCCACGAAGACGAAGAAAGACGTGGTTTAGATATCAGTGAACATGGAATGGAAGCATATAGTGGCTTTGTAAAAGAAGCGGATATTTTATCTGGTGGTGGTTCAGGGATGCCTGTAGATATCAACCCAGCTAAAAGATCAGAATTTTAAGCTTTATTGTTAAAACTTTAAGATAGTTAAAATATACTCTTGCCATTGCGATCGCACTTATTGTGTTGTTTGGCAATGGTATTTTTTTTCTATATATCTCAGTACTTTTTAGTTTATATCAAAGATATCTATAATTTGTTTACCCACCCTACGGGCGATCGTATTATTGGGAATGACCATAAATCTCAAATTAGACTGTCTTTCAATCTTGACAGCGATAAAGCTTATATTTATATTGACCGACCATACCCTTATATTCAGAATCGGCAAAACAATTTTGCGATTCTAGCTCAACATCACCATCAAAGTTTACTAACCACAAATCTAAAGGTCGCTCTATTTGAGACAATTTCTGAGATAAGATTGTGGCAGAATCCTCTGAAGCATTTTCAAGTTCTTCCCTAGCCAAGAAAAATTGCGGAGATTTGATGTTGGACAAATTCTTTAATCCCCATGCAAGTCCAATCATTCTTCCAGTTTGTCCATGATGTCTATAGGTAGTTGCTATAGCTATACGTGCTTTGCTACCTTCAGCAATTTTGGCGATCGCCAAATCGGGGCGATGGTTTTGCAGATAGCCAAGATTTAAGTTGGCAATTACTCCACCTAAAAACCCCACGGTGAGAAAAACAACAACTATTGTTTTGCCGTAATAGTTCTGGGGACTGAACCAGAAATGCTGGGCGGATTGCTTTTTTAAAGCAGTATTTTTAGCATCCCAAATGTGACCTAAACTAGCAGCGATTAAGAC
This DNA window, taken from Pleurocapsa sp. FMAR1, encodes the following:
- a CDS encoding glutamine synthetase III family protein encodes the protein MGYESRTQAIYQITEREPIFAEPPSRLEDIWAVDVFSLSKMKQCLPKGVFKSLKKTIQAGEQLDVSISDMVASAMKDWAISRGASYYAHVFYPMTNATAEKHDGFVSIQSDGSAISEFAGKLLVQGEPDGSSFPNGGIRSTFEARGYTAWDVTSPAYLMETDNGVTLCIPTVFISWTGEALDKKTPLLRSINAMNKAATKVLKLLGHSDVAPVNSSCGAEQEYFLVDAHFANSRPDLLLAGRTLFGKPPAKGQQFDDHYFGAIPERVQVFMQDVEKKMYRLGIPAKTRHNEVAPGQFEIAPFFEAANVASDHQQLTMTLLRQTAKKHGFVCLLHEKPFAGINGSGKHVNWSVGNETQGNLLDPGDSPHENAQFLVFCAAVIRGVHKFGPLMRAVIANASNDHRLGANEAPPAIMSVYLGSQLETLFNQIAKGDMSDNYSHKGEMQIGVDTLPPLSKDAGDRNRTSPFAFTGNRFEFRAVGSGQSVSGPLIALNTMLADSLNFIGDLLETELEKGTEQNAAILSVLKEIMQKHGAVIFGGDGYSAEWHKMAVEERGLANLPTTAEALPCLKEKYIEELFESTGVLSPVELESRYEVYSEQYVLSIEVEAKLVIDIAKTSIYPAAMRHLADIAGTVAGLEEMGISLAPDNIKTVAELTNSMMSKVAKLSSAIEKEDFGNTEEHMKYCAKTLRPMMDSVREDVDALESEVADDLWPLPTYQEMLFIK
- a CDS encoding ammonium transporter, translating into MNSKFLETSRSLGHENDKSGGTQVRNLVPRPLRTIFKSFSPAWFICIPLAAIIVIVWNTAATAQGLEPPTDLAQLTIVVDTVFLLASSILVIFMNAGFGMLEAGFCRQKNAVNILAKNLIVFAIATLAYWAVGYALMYGEGNPFIGLQGFFFNGDSIPYGNEPYPAAVPETVSFLFQVAFAATAATIVSGAVAERIKFGAFLIFSTLLVAISYAVTGHWVWDGGWLNSGADGALAFHDFAGSTIVHSVGGWAALVGAAILGPRLGKYQNGRIGAIPGHNMGFATLGCLILWIGWFGFNPGSELAADANVPYIAVTTNLAAAAGGTTATFTSWLKDGKPDLSMIINGILAGLVSITAGCDDVSLLSAVIIGAIAGIIVVFSVAFFDSIKIDDPVGATSVHLVCGIWGTLAVGIFGTANIITQIIGIASIGAFTVVFSAIVWTLLKVTIGIRVHEDEERRGLDISEHGMEAYSGFVKEADILSGGGSGMPVDINPAKRSEF